The Rhizobium rhizogenes sequence CACGGTTGCGCCGCAGCAGGACCCTTACACGCGCATCAAGCTCGCGAAAATCGAAGGGTTTCACCAGATAGTCGTCCGCGCCGAGATCGAGCGCGCTGACCCGGTCCTCGATTTCGGAGCGCGCCGTCAGCACCAGCACGGGAACGGTTTTTTTGGCGGCCCGCACACGGCGCAATATCTCGAAACCGTCAAGCCCGGGCAGCATGACGTCAAGAATGATCAGATCGTAATCGGTGAAGTCGAGAATTTCAGCCGCAGCAAGTCCGTCTGCCTCCCAATCAACCGAGTGTCCCACTCGCTCCAGACGTTGATTGATTGCCTCCCCGACATCCCGTGTGTCTTCGACCAATAGGATGCGCATGAGCCATGAATTGCATGAAAAATCGCACCTGACAACAAAAACATATTCGAACGTGACAGGTTGCTGACAGATTCACCGATAAATTTATGTAGCGTGGCGATCTATTCGTTTGGTCGGGTGGTTTCCACTGTATCCGTGGGAGGATATCGATTTGATGGGCTGTGTAATCTACTTTTAAGGAAGTGGAAATACTATCGCTTTGCTCAAAATAATCGGAACATAAGAGCGTTTTCCGGCAGATAAAGCTGCCCTGTCTTCGTTTCTTCTCTTCCCCCGGATGTCTTGAATCATTGTGGGAGGACCAGGAATGAAGCAATTTTTCTCTTATGCGCTGACCGCGAATGCGGCGGCCCTGCTGCTGGCCATGCCGGTGTTTGCAGCCAGTGATGAACTTGTCGAGGCCGCGCGCAAGGAGGGTTCGGTCACCATCTATTCGGCCACCGACCAGGCGCAGGCGCAGGCGGCTCTTGATGCATTCGCGAAGAAATATCCCGGCATCCGTATCGATTACAACGATATCGGCACCAATGGCGTCTATAACCGCATCATCTCGGAAGCCGCGGCAAAGCAGGTGGGCGGCGACGTCTTCTGGACCTCGGCCATGGATCAGGGCGTGAAGCTTGCGACGGATGGTTATCTGGAAACATACAAGTCGCCGGAACTGGCGTCGCTGCCCAGCTGGGCGGTCTTCAAGGACATCGTTTATGCCACCTCGATCGAACCCGTCGGCATGATCTACAACAAGACCGCGCTGCCGGAAGACAAGGTTCCGCAGACACGCGAAGATTTGATCAAGTTCATTTCCAGCGGTGAATATAACGGCCGTATCGGCACCTTCGATCCGGAAAAGTCCGGCGTCGGATTTCTGATCCAGACCAGCGATATGGAAAATACCAGCAATTTCTGGGACATGACCAACGGGCTCGGCAAGGCGAAGGGCAAATCCTATTCCTCGACGGGCTCCATGCGCGAAACCGTGGTTTCGGGTGAAAATGTCCTCGCCTATAATCTGATCGGCTCTTACGCGCTGGATTGGGTGAAGAGTGCGCCGAACCTCGGTGTTGCTTTCGGCAAGGATTACACGCTCGCCTTCTCGCGTGTTGCCGGCGTGTTGAAGGATGCTCCGCATCCGAATGCCGGCAAGCTGTTCATCGATTTCCTGCTGTCGCAGGAGGGGCAGAACGCGCTTGCCTCAAAGGGCATGCCGGCCCTGCGCAAGGATACCACCGAAGGCTACAATATCGACACGCTCAACGAACTCGTCGGCGGCAATCTGAAGCCGATCGCGCTCGATGAAACGCGCCTCGATTTCATGGAGCCGATGAAACGGCTGAAGTTCCTGAACGAGTGGCGCGCGGCGCTGAAGGGCTGATCTCGCCCTGGTGAGCCACGCCTCTCGAGGCGGGGCCAGACACCGTGCTTTTCCCCCGAAGGCACGAGGCGGTGTCTGGCCCATTTCCCGAGGCCTTGCCCCATTTACGAAAATCCATTCCCCAAACGTCTGTTTCCCGGAGGCTGCAACCATGCCGGTGGATGCCATTACCCAAAACCCACCCCGAGAACTATCCCGCGAACCGCGGTTGAGGACGCCCCGCCCGCCCGGCGAAGCGCTGCTCTTCCGCCGGCTCGTCATCGGGCTCCTGACGCTGTGCGTCCTCACGCCCATCTGCCTGATCATCTACCAGAGCTTTCTCGATGGTCCGTTCTTCAGCCCGAGCGCCAGCCTCGGCCTGAGCGCATATGAATATATTCTCGTCGACCCGATGTTCTACGATGCCCTGTGGAACACGGTCATCATGGCCGTGGGCATGGTGGCGATCGCCGTCCCGCTGGGCGCGGCACTCTCCTTCCTGCTCACCCGTACCGATGTGCATTTCCGCAAGGCGCTGGAAATCATCGTGCTGGTTCCGATGTTCATTTCGGCGCTGGTGCTTGCTTTCGGTTATACGGTCGCGATCGGGCCTTCCGGCTTCGTTTCCATCCTTGCGCGCGACATCATCGGTTTCGTGCCGTGGAACATCTATTCCCTGAGCGGCATCGTGCTTGTCACGGGGCTGGCGCATGTCCCGCATGTCTATCTTTACGTGTCGGCGGCGATGCGCAACCTGCCGTCCGATCTTGAAGAGGCGGCCCGCATCACCGGTGCGCCCATCTGGCGTGTGTGCTGGGATGTCACCGTGCCCATGGTGCTGCCCGCGCTCATCTTCGCCACCGCGCTTAACCTGTTGATCGGCTTTGAGATGTTCGGCGTGCCGCTGGTGCTTGGCGATCCGAGCGGCATCAACGTCCTCACCACCTATATCTACAAGCTCACCACACTTTTCGGTGTCCCCACCTATCAGCTGATGGCCGTTGTCGTCGTCTTGCTGGTGCTCCTGACGCTGCCGCTGGTGTGGTATCAGCGCCGGCTGCTGCGCCACAGCCGCCGTTATGCCGCCCTTGGCGGAAAAGGCTCGCGCACCACGGTCATGCGGCTGGGACGGACCGGCCAGTTCATCGCGCTCTCCGTGATTGGTTTCTGGCTGTTCCTGTCGGTCATCCTGCCGATCGGCGGAATTATCCTGCGCGCCTTTGTCGATGCGTGGGGGCAGGGCGTCAATCCTTTCGCTCATCTCACCACCAAGCATTTCAATGCGCTTTTCGAGGTTCCGAGCCTTTATCGCGGTGTGCTCAACACCATCATTCTGGCGGTTGTCGGCGGCGCGCTGGCCGTTGCCTTTTATCTGGTCGTCGGTCTTGCCGGGCACCGCAATCGGGACGTGTCCAATACCGTTCTCGATTACATGGTTCTTCTGCCGCGCTCCATGCCGAGCCTGATCATCGGTCTCGCCTTTTTCTGGCTGTTCCTGTTCATTCCGTTCCTGGTGCCGCTGCGCACGACGCTGATAAGCCTGTTCATCGCTTATCTGATCGTCGGCCTTTCCTATGGCCTGCGGCTGCTGCAGGGCACGCTCATTCAGGTCAGCCCCGAACTGGAGGAGGCCGCGCGCACGACGGGTGCGACAATCGGCCAGACCTGGCGTGACGTCGTCATTCCCATCGTGCGCCCCGGTCTCGTCGGCGCATGGGCGCTGATCATGATTGTCTTCCTGCGCGATTATGCCACCGGCATCTATCTCATGAGCGCCGGCACCGAAGTCATCGGCTCGCTCATGGTTTCCATGATCCAGTCCGGCGCAATGGACACGATTGCCGCGCTGGCATTCGTCAGCATCGTTCTTACCGGCGCAGGCCTCGGTCTCGCCCTTCGTCTGGGAGCAAAAATCCATGACTGAACTTACTGTTCGCGACGTTCACAAATATCTCGGCGGCCTGCATATTCTTCAAGGCGCATCCTTCACCGCCGAACGCGGCTCGATCGTTTCCCTGCTCGGCGCTTCGGGCAGCGGCAAGACGACCCTGCTGCGCTGCATTGCCGGGCTGGAGCAGCCCGAACAGGGCCTCATCAGCATCGGCGGCAAGCCGGTGCTCGACGGCAGCAAGGGCCTGACGGTCGCGCCGGAAAACCGCAATATCGGCCTTGTCTTTCAGTCCTACGCGCTGTGGCCGCATCGCACCGTGATGGAAAATGTCGCCTATGGCTTGAAGCTGCGCGGCGTGAACCGGGTGGACGCCGGCAAACGTGTTCAGGCGACGCTGGAAAAGATCGGTCTCGGCCATCTTGCCGAGCGTTATCCCGATCAGCTTTCGGGCGGCCAGCAGCAACGCGTGGCCATCTGCCGCGCGCTGGTCTATGAGCCGCGTGTCCTGTTGATGGACGAGCCGCTTTCCAATCTTGACGCGAAGCTGCGCGAAGAGGCGCGTTACTGGATCCGCAAGCTCATCCTCGATCTGGAAATATGCGGTGTTCTCGTCACCCACGATCAGTCGGAGGCGCTCGCCGCATCCGACAATATCCTGCTTCTGCGCAACGGCGCCATCGTTCAGGAAGGCACGCCGCAGGACATCTATACAAAGCCGAAGAGCTTTTATGCGGCGGACTTTCTCGGCGCGAACAATGTCGCCAGCGGCGAGATACGCGGTCTGGGCGAGGATGCCAGCATCCACGGGCCAAACTGGCAGCTCGATGGCATCGTTTTCGGCAAGAGCGGCGAAAAGGAGGACAAGGCGGTCATCCGCGTCGAGCAGATCGCCGTGCATGACAATCCCGGCCAGAACCGCAGGGAAATGCATCTGGATGCCTGCCTTTATCTTGGCGACCGCTGGGAATATCGCCTGAAAGCCGGTGATTTCGCAGCCAAGGCCTTTGGGCCGAAAGCCTTGCCCGAAGGTCCGGTGTGGGTGGATATTCCCCGAGAAAGCGTGTGGCTTTTCGCCCGTGGTTCATAAGCTCCTGCCCATCCGCTTCAAAGAACCGGTGGCCGAAACGGCCTGATCCGGCGAGGCGTTTCATGGTCCATCGTTGTATTGCTGTATGAGGCAACGATGGACCGAACGCCGCTTTCCGAAGGGCCGGTTCTATTTGACGCTGCCGGTCGCAAATATCGATATTCATACGATACCTGTCACGAATCGCTGCCGCCTTGAGGCGGCTTTGGGCATCCGCCACGGCGTCATCTCCACGTAAACGTCATCGATTTTCAGCTTTCCGCATCGAATTTCGCGATGGGAAATGCCGGGCGCCTTCAACTGTCGCGGGGTGTCAACTTTGCCGGCTAAGAACATGCCTCAGGCACTTCATTTTGGGTTGTCCTATCGGCCTGTGTCGCCCGGTTCACCAGCCTCTTCGTACGAAAGGCCTGAATGGCGGTTGGCGGCTTCCGGTTGTCCCGCCTTTCCTGCGCTGGCCGTGCCGAAGCCGCACTGCAAACTTTTACCGGTGCAATTTTATAGTTTTCAAGTTGTGTAAATCATGGTCAGTCCATGGTTTCGCCACAATGCTTGATTGCATTCTGTTCAGAGTTTGACAGCTGATTGATTTTTTATCGATCCGATTACCGGGGTTTCAATGACCGACCAGCCTGCATCTTCGGACTTTCTCCAGGCGAGCCGTGTGCTCAAGGTCAAGTCTCCGCTAGGGGAAGACCAGCTTCTGCCGGAACGACTTGCGGTTGACGAGGGTGTTTCGCGGCTTTTCGAGATTCACCTGACGCTGCGTGCGAAGAAGGAAGCGGTCAAGCCCGAGGAGCTGATCGGGCGGCTTGTCGATGTGTCGGTCGAGATAAGCCAGGGAGACGGGGAAGAGGGCAGCGGCGTCCGCCGGCCGTTCAACGGTCTGGTGACGGAACTGCATGAGGGCCCGCCGATCACCCGTGGGCTGCGCTCTTACGCGCTGACGATCCGGCCGCAGATGTGGCTTCTGTCGCGGCGCTCTGATTGCCGCATCTGGATGGACAAGACGGCGGTGGAGATCGTCGAGACGCTGTTTTCCGAACATGGCATTCCGGCGCCCGACACGTCGGGCATCATCTCGCCGCCGCCTGCGCAACACTACAGCGTGCAATGGAACGAGACGGACCTTGATTATCTGACGCGCCGTTTCGAAGAGGACGGGCTGTTCTACTGGTTCAGCCATGAGGATGGTTCCCACAAGCTGCATGTGGCCGACAGCGCCAGCGGCTGGCTCGCCCCGTCGGCTTCGGCGCAGGGCGAGGGCCGGGTGCGTCTGGCGCAGGGGTCTTCGGACCGCAACCACATCAATGACTGGGCGCGGCGTTTTTCCTATGTGTCGGGCCAGCGAGCGGGTGCGGACTGGAACTTCGAGACGCCGGGCATGGTGCCGGGCACGATGACGCCGTCGCTGGTACAGATGCCGGATGCGACGAAGCGCGAGCTTTATGAATATCCGGCCCGGATCAGCACGGTTGAAGAGGCCGAGCGGGCGCAGAAACTCAGAACCCAGTCGATCGAGGCGGATCATGACCGTGTGTTCGGCTCGTCCACCTCGCGCATTCTGGAGGCGGGCCGGCGGTTCACGCCTTACGAAGTGGCGCATCCCGATCACGCCTATGAAGAGCATGTGATCATCCGTGCGAGCCACAGTATTGTCGACCGTTCTTATGAGACGAATGGCAACGAGCCGGAATATCGCAACAGTTTCGAGGCGATCCCTGCGCGGGTGCCGCTGACGCCGCATCGCGCGACGAAGCGGCCGCGCATCGAGGGGACGCAGGTTGCGATCGTGGCGGGTCCTGCCGGTGAGGAAATCCATCCGGATCAGTATGGCCGCATCAAGCTGTGGTTCCCGTGGGACCGCAAGGCGAAGAAGGATGGAACCGATACGTGCTGGGTGCGTGTGGCGCAGAACTGGGCAGGCTCCACCTGGGGCGGCCAGATCATTCCACGCATCGGCATGGAGGTTATGGTTGCCTTTGTCGACGGTGACCCGGACCGGCCGCTGGTGACGGGGGTGGTGCCGAATGCACGCCAGACCGTGCCTTATGACCTGCCCGCCAACAAGACGAAGAGCACATTCCGCACCAATACCCACAAGGGAACCGGCTTCAACGAACTGACCTTCGAAGACGAGAACGGGCGGGAGGAAATCTATGTCCACGCCCAGAAGGATCGCAACGAGAAGATACGCAACAACCACAGCGAACGGATCGACAATAACTGGGTTCAGTCTGTCGGCCACAACAAGTCCATCGAGGTCCGCAACAACCATCACGAGGTTGTCGGCGGCAACATGATGATCACGGTCGGCCCGAGCGGCATCGGCCGGGTTGTCAATTCCCTGCTGAACTCCCTCGTCAGCGGCATTGGCGATGTGGCGAAAAATCTCGGTTTCCCCGGACTTCTCAATCCCGGCGAGGGCAATATGTCGGTGATTGTCGAGAAGAACAAAACCGAAAGCGTGGGGGTGTTCAACGCGGTCAATGTCGGGGCCGGAATGGCGACCAATGTCGGCATGTCCTACAGCGTCAATGCCGGAACGCGCGTCAATCTGATGAGCAACGATACGATGTCGCTGTCAGCGCAGAACAGCGCGACCGTGCACAGCGGTGGCGAACTGCACCTGACCTGCGGAAAAGCCAATGTGCTGATGCACGAGGATGGAACCGTCACGCTGAGCGGCACCAAGCTGTTCCTCGATTTCGCGGAGATCGAGATCAATGGTGACCAGCGTGTCGTCGTCAACGGCGGAAGGATAGATTTGAATTGAGAAGCGACATGATCAGAATACTGGCTTCGGCCTGTGTGATCCTGATGGGCTCCGGATCTCTTTCTCATGCACTTGAGTGCGAAACAGACCCGGCGAAATTCGCCTTCACGTCGGACACGCCATCCACCTTCAATATGGGCGAGAAGCGGGATGTTGACCGGGCATATGCCGCGCTTGCGGGCGCTCTCGGTCCGCTCGACAGCTATCCGAAAACGCGGATTTTCTATTCGAAAGGTTATGAGGGCGTCAGGGACTATGATTGCAAGGACGAAAAATGCCGGGCGACGGAGGTTCTCGAAGGGCTTCAGCAATGCGGGGCGGGCGGCATGAGCAAGAAGGACGCCTGTTATCCGCTGGCGGTGGTCTATCAGCAGAAGCTCTATTGCCTTCTTTATCCGGGCCAGCCGGATTTTGATCCCTCAAAACCCTTCGTACCCTACGTGCCATTCAAGAACAGTCAGGACGGGCAATGAGCGATAGCGAATTCCCCTATGGCAACGACCTGAATAATCCCGATTCCTGGGTTGGTTTTGCCTATACCAAATCGCAGTCATGGCTGATCGGTTATGACAGCGGTGCTTCGCTCATTCTCGGCGCTCACACCTTTCTGATGTTCGGCCGGGAGAATCTCTGCGCCTGCGTTGCCTCGTTTTACGGCGCCGGACTGACGGCGGGTTACGGCATGTCCAATGCCGCCAAGCGCGTCGAGCGCAGCGGCGGCCAGTCGACCAGGATCGGTCAGGGCGGCGGCGCGTCCGAGCAGCTCAAGAGGATCGAGGATATGAAAACCGCAAAGGACATATCCGACATCCCGACTGCCGGCGACCAGTATGATTCCGCCGAGAAGATCTACCGTTTCCTCGCGGCGCAGCAGAACGGAATGAGCGCCCTCAAGCCGTTCAGCATCAACGATCTCGATTATACGATGGGCTGGGTCTCGGGCGCTTCCGTCGATGCCGCGATCGGGGCCGGGACCTATTATCTCGCCGATGCCCGCAACCTTTTCAAGGGCGCGACGGCTCTCAACGTCAAAACCGAGGCGACGCTGATCGGTGCTTCGCTCGGCTCCATGATCGGTTTCTGGCGGGTGAAGAAATGGTATTCCCTGTGGACCGAACTCTCCCGCTCCAAACGCGAGGAATATCCCTTCCAGGCCTATAATGTCCATCCGTTCTTCCGCGAATGGAAGTCGCAGGAATATACCTACCAGAAGCAGCTTGATCGCATCGCCGAGCAGGATCGCATCATTAACTCGATCACCAAGGATATGCAGGTCAACCCGACGAAATACGGCTTCCCGGATTCCGATTATGCGCTGCAGCGGTCCGTGGAAATGACCGAGAAATTCTATTCTGGCGCGCGTTCTCCAGACAGCAACCCGTTCATGCCCTGGGTGCCGATGGACAAGCAGCATATCTTTTATGAAGGGCGTTGAGACCGATGTTATCGAAGCCAGTGAAATTTGACGATGGATCGACACCGGTCGGCATATGGCTGGAACTGCATTCCACCGAACGCCAGTGGAAGAACACCTATGTGAGCCTGCTCAACGCGGGTGGCTCCAGCCGCGATATCGCCTTGCAGGCGATTGGAACCCAGCACGGGCTGCTGCGAAACCTGTCGCAATTTCCCGCGGAGAGATGGAGGATGCTGTGCGACGGACAGGGCTGGACGCCGCTCGGCTGTTCCGCTCTTTCGTGGTGCCAGGGGGATGTCACCTTCTCCGAGGTTGCGGATCGCGGAAAGAACGCGGATTGGCGGATCGACCCCGAGATCGGCAGCGATTTTGCCGCCCTGATGCTCAATCCCGCCATCGTTCCCGCCGATCTGGGCGCGCTTCTGCGCACCGAGCAGGATGATTTCGCCGCCGCGCTTGCCCTTGCCTCGAAACCTGAACGGCTATCTGCATCCTTCGTTCTGCCGCAGGATGCCCGGCCGGGGCCGCTGGCCCGTGCCATGCTTCAGGCGCGGTAAACGGGGGACATGGCCTATGCCCAAAGCTCATCGCCGCGCCGATATCGGTTCCGCCCATTCCTGCCATTTTCCGCCCACACCGGCGACGGGCGGCAGTGACAATGTCTATGTGAACGGTCGGCCGCTGATGCGTGTCGGGGATGCCTACGTGCCGCATGGCTGCCCCTCCTGCCCGAAGCCGTCGCATTCGCGGGCTCTGGCGGCGGGAGCATCCACCGTCTTCATCAATGGCAAGCCGGCCGGCCGTGTCGGAGATGCGATCGACTGCGGCGGCAATGCGCAAACCGGTTCGTCCGACGTCTATATCGGCGACAAAGAGCCGAATGGCGGCAGCGACGGCACCCCGTGCCAGGCCAGCATGGCCGGCGGGTCCGTTCCGACGGTTCGGGGATAGGCATGCAGGATCAGCTTGATGGCAGGGCGGAGCTGTCTGCGGTCAGTCAGGCCTATCTGACCCGCCTTTCGCAGATTGCAGACAGCGGCGACAGGCGCATTTATGCCGTGCTGGACGGAGCCCTCTTCGGTAACCTGACTGCGGATCTTTCGGCGGCGGGCCTGTGCCACAGGCCGCTCTATCGGCAGGCGGGGCCGGATGCCGCAATCATGCTCGGCGGGCCGTGGCTGGTTTCCCTCAGTCTTTCGCCGGCGGTCCCATCCGCGCCGGACGGTTTGATCGAGACGGCGGAGCCGAGCGATGAGGAACTGCGGGCGCTGGCGGCGAAACTGTCGGACGCCATGGCGGATGCCGTCGCCAGCGGTGATGAAAGCGGCGGCGGCGTGCTGCCGGCTGACGAGATCGACCTGCCAAGGCAGGTAAAGAGCAGAATAGAGGCCCTGCTCAGGCTTGTCGCAGACAAGCCCGCTGTTGTGTTCTGGGTCGGCGATCGCGCCCTGTCCGAGGAAACACTCTACAGGCACCTGCGCGGCATCAACCGCATAATCGTGCCGCTCGAGCGGGAGGCGCTTGCGGGATCGGGCGTTTCTGTTCCTGCGCAAGCCGGGGAGATGTCGCTGGCAGCCGGCGATGCGCAGGAAGAGGCGTTGGCTGCCACCGATGTCGCCGGACGGCGGGATCGCGGCGAGGTTGTTGTCTTCCGCCACGCCGATCCGAATGTCATCATGCAGGTCTTTCCGGCGCTTTCGCCGGAGCAGGTCGTGCGCCTAATGGGACCGGCGGAGGAAGTCTATTTCGCGCCGGGCGAGGCGTGGGGCGGGAACATCAAGCGCGGCCGCCGCCCGGTTGATATCGTGGCGCAAGGCGGCATGTTGCGTCTGACGCTCGGAAATATCGAGGCTATCAGCGCATCCCGGATGCTTGCCGCACGCCGCCGGCGGGTAGAGGCCTTTCAACGGTCGGCGCCGCATCTGCTGCAAGGCATGGATGAGCGCGAAGCGCTCCTGTTCATGGAGCGATATGAAAAACAGGCGCGCGCATACGGGCTGAAAACCGAGCGTGGCTTCTTTCAGTGGACCTATCTTATGAGTGCAAGCAACGGACGCTTCATCGAAGCGCCGGATATTCGCCAAAACCTCAAAGGCGGCAATCCTGACGCCCGGCTGGATGACATGATGCGGCTGATGGCGAACGCGGCGAAAGAACGGGGTTTCGCATGAGTGCCGTGGCCGCCGCTGGCGGAGAGGCTCTGCTTGGCCGGGCGGCCGCAGGTGTCGCAACCAGACTCGGGGCCCGCGCCGCTCTTGGTTTTCTTGGGCCGGTGGGCGCAGCAATCGGCCTCGCCATGCTGGCCTATGAAGGCTACGAACTTTACAAGATGTACAATGAGAGCCATTCGGAAC is a genomic window containing:
- a CDS encoding response regulator transcription factor, whose protein sequence is MRILLVEDTRDVGEAINQRLERVGHSVDWEADGLAAAEILDFTDYDLIILDVMLPGLDGFEILRRVRAAKKTVPVLVLTARSEIEDRVSALDLGADDYLVKPFDFRELDARVRVLLRRNRGETTNIITCGNLQLDQQSRNVRIGKREVQLKRREIAILEVFATRPGRLFSKDELMDALFGFDEGVNHNAVELYVSRIRKKIEGSGVSIITQRGMGYQLVIDDNA
- a CDS encoding ABC transporter substrate-binding protein, whose product is MKQFFSYALTANAAALLLAMPVFAASDELVEAARKEGSVTIYSATDQAQAQAALDAFAKKYPGIRIDYNDIGTNGVYNRIISEAAAKQVGGDVFWTSAMDQGVKLATDGYLETYKSPELASLPSWAVFKDIVYATSIEPVGMIYNKTALPEDKVPQTREDLIKFISSGEYNGRIGTFDPEKSGVGFLIQTSDMENTSNFWDMTNGLGKAKGKSYSSTGSMRETVVSGENVLAYNLIGSYALDWVKSAPNLGVAFGKDYTLAFSRVAGVLKDAPHPNAGKLFIDFLLSQEGQNALASKGMPALRKDTTEGYNIDTLNELVGGNLKPIALDETRLDFMEPMKRLKFLNEWRAALKG
- a CDS encoding iron ABC transporter permease, translated to MPVDAITQNPPRELSREPRLRTPRPPGEALLFRRLVIGLLTLCVLTPICLIIYQSFLDGPFFSPSASLGLSAYEYILVDPMFYDALWNTVIMAVGMVAIAVPLGAALSFLLTRTDVHFRKALEIIVLVPMFISALVLAFGYTVAIGPSGFVSILARDIIGFVPWNIYSLSGIVLVTGLAHVPHVYLYVSAAMRNLPSDLEEAARITGAPIWRVCWDVTVPMVLPALIFATALNLLIGFEMFGVPLVLGDPSGINVLTTYIYKLTTLFGVPTYQLMAVVVVLLVLLTLPLVWYQRRLLRHSRRYAALGGKGSRTTVMRLGRTGQFIALSVIGFWLFLSVILPIGGIILRAFVDAWGQGVNPFAHLTTKHFNALFEVPSLYRGVLNTIILAVVGGALAVAFYLVVGLAGHRNRDVSNTVLDYMVLLPRSMPSLIIGLAFFWLFLFIPFLVPLRTTLISLFIAYLIVGLSYGLRLLQGTLIQVSPELEEAARTTGATIGQTWRDVVIPIVRPGLVGAWALIMIVFLRDYATGIYLMSAGTEVIGSLMVSMIQSGAMDTIAALAFVSIVLTGAGLGLALRLGAKIHD
- a CDS encoding ABC transporter ATP-binding protein, translating into MTELTVRDVHKYLGGLHILQGASFTAERGSIVSLLGASGSGKTTLLRCIAGLEQPEQGLISIGGKPVLDGSKGLTVAPENRNIGLVFQSYALWPHRTVMENVAYGLKLRGVNRVDAGKRVQATLEKIGLGHLAERYPDQLSGGQQQRVAICRALVYEPRVLLMDEPLSNLDAKLREEARYWIRKLILDLEICGVLVTHDQSEALAASDNILLLRNGAIVQEGTPQDIYTKPKSFYAADFLGANNVASGEIRGLGEDASIHGPNWQLDGIVFGKSGEKEDKAVIRVEQIAVHDNPGQNRREMHLDACLYLGDRWEYRLKAGDFAAKAFGPKALPEGPVWVDIPRESVWLFARGS
- the tssI gene encoding type VI secretion system tip protein TssI/VgrG; the encoded protein is MTDQPASSDFLQASRVLKVKSPLGEDQLLPERLAVDEGVSRLFEIHLTLRAKKEAVKPEELIGRLVDVSVEISQGDGEEGSGVRRPFNGLVTELHEGPPITRGLRSYALTIRPQMWLLSRRSDCRIWMDKTAVEIVETLFSEHGIPAPDTSGIISPPPAQHYSVQWNETDLDYLTRRFEEDGLFYWFSHEDGSHKLHVADSASGWLAPSASAQGEGRVRLAQGSSDRNHINDWARRFSYVSGQRAGADWNFETPGMVPGTMTPSLVQMPDATKRELYEYPARISTVEEAERAQKLRTQSIEADHDRVFGSSTSRILEAGRRFTPYEVAHPDHAYEEHVIIRASHSIVDRSYETNGNEPEYRNSFEAIPARVPLTPHRATKRPRIEGTQVAIVAGPAGEEIHPDQYGRIKLWFPWDRKAKKDGTDTCWVRVAQNWAGSTWGGQIIPRIGMEVMVAFVDGDPDRPLVTGVVPNARQTVPYDLPANKTKSTFRTNTHKGTGFNELTFEDENGREEIYVHAQKDRNEKIRNNHSERIDNNWVQSVGHNKSIEVRNNHHEVVGGNMMITVGPSGIGRVVNSLLNSLVSGIGDVAKNLGFPGLLNPGEGNMSVIVEKNKTESVGVFNAVNVGAGMATNVGMSYSVNAGTRVNLMSNDTMSLSAQNSATVHSGGELHLTCGKANVLMHEDGTVTLSGTKLFLDFAEIEINGDQRVVVNGGRIDLN
- a CDS encoding PAAR domain-containing protein: MPKAHRRADIGSAHSCHFPPTPATGGSDNVYVNGRPLMRVGDAYVPHGCPSCPKPSHSRALAAGASTVFINGKPAGRVGDAIDCGGNAQTGSSDVYIGDKEPNGGSDGTPCQASMAGGSVPTVRG